The following coding sequences lie in one Takifugu flavidus isolate HTHZ2018 chromosome 4, ASM371156v2, whole genome shotgun sequence genomic window:
- the LOC130524733 gene encoding uncharacterized protein LOC130524733 isoform X3, whose translation MKTGGGVFVLDHTRWTLPMKDAIDSLLQYHHGDKDILRLVDRDYADMVHRSAADPNSLLRPTTRFHISRYVKHLAKLLNTSSSLNTSPQKLLETQQLWYSLTEGSKTTSVPVVTMETAVVTPPTAALPTPLTQDSIEKIVQGILEMEQQQQRPEQKMRQTKPCLACGQPKSPYGTGGSSIHFFYQQGPVRYFYCSRKVHQTDAAEGLSDPRMPFEQFAASEFFQRELEATKKRVEEKAQRQRPDSQPPDRLCRFCHLTLKQGPNSPQIHTGFPGVAGKHIYCPSKVYSLYWTRGWPERGPGKSLGPLLSLRQRDEDGWRKGQNELHARNACCTTVHTLRFNVALLYIVLHLIFNSCT comes from the coding sequence atgaagactggtggtggagtgtttgtcttggaccacacacgctggactcttcccatgaaagacgctattgatagtttgctgcagtatcatcatggggacaaggacatcctgaggcttgtggatcgagactacgcagacatggtccatcggtctgcggccgatccgaacagcttgctccgccccacaaccaggtttcacatatcccgctatgtgaagcatctggcaaagctgttgaacaccagttcttctctgaacaccagcccacagaagctcctggagactcaacagctgtggtactccttgacagaggggagcaaaacaaccagcgttcctgtagtcaccatggagacggctgttgtcactcctcccacagccgccctgcccacgcctctgacgcaggattccattgaaaaaattgtgcagggcattctagagatggagcagcagcagcagcgaccagagcagaagatgagacagaccaaaccctgtctggcctgtggacagcccaagtctccgtatgggacgggtggatcttccatccactttttctatcagcagggtcctgttcgctacttctactgctcaaggaaggtgcatcagactgatgctgctgagggactctctgaccccagaatgccctttgaacaatttgccgcgtcagagtttttccagagggagctggaggccaccaaaaagcgtgtggaggaaaaagctcagagacagagaccCGACTCCCAGCCACCTGAtcgcctctgcaggttctgccattTGACTCTTAAACAGGGACCAAACAGCCCACAGATACATACAGGGTTCCCTGGAGTGGCAGGTAAACACATTTACTGCCCATCCAAAGTCTATTCTCTATATTGGACAAGGGGATGGCCCGAGAGAGGACCTGGAAAGAGTTTGGGGCCACTCCTTTCTTTGAGGCAGAGAgacgaagatggatggaggaaaggacaaaatgaactacATGCCAGGAATGCATGTTGCACGACTGtacacactttgagatttaatgttgcactattgtacattgttttacatttaatatttaactcctgtacatag
- the LOC130524733 gene encoding uncharacterized protein LOC130524733 isoform X2, which yields MAQRYSDAGVEKAGYHWMDRDRCAPFKIPDCVPGEHLCWDAWKTTPSIVAGATSGALTNTCASRAHYNSSSVVKPDWFHCMRRFGRECTSEHHPLFSLFCQLLSAAFSVVDQEDLKRLRDAYEFCGIRPADPTKRHVREHCRTKIPQPSELLERVERVLQHFHLATDPNHVPLFKPSMLKTWRVQRVHILRGCLSDPELSEGIMYRDGGTLQLNHVAGEGAKVPVWIPVRGPSQQEGYHFQQAQWVTGTQVSPELFQAQAMTGVVRWNFQRPVDMKKPGVVLPAVFDPASMWELNSASMAVTGQDKCPAFRLSDRDTGERFGLESREPGCRPLPLDWDKHKMQKRDRPSALVPPPAPDDAPGATPSSSWATATAVPSLPPAPPVSFHLSAAGRVKEIPAEDDQDPERSTSLELCPCR from the exons atggcccagaggtacagcgacgctggggtggaaaaggccggctaccactggatggacag GGATCGCTGCGCTCCATTTAAGATCCCGGACTGCGTCCCTGGTGAACATCTGTGCTGGGATGCCTGGAAGACCACCCCTTCCATTGTTGCAGGAGCCACCTCTGGAGCGCTGACCAACACCTGCGCCTCACGGGCacattacaacagcagcagcgttgtGAAGCCAGACTGGTTTCACTGTATGAGGCGCTTTGGACGAGAGTGCACCTCTGAGCACCATCCTCTGTTCAGCCTTTTCTGCCAGCTCCTTTCTGCCGCCTTCTCTGTGGTGGATCAGGAAGACCTGAAGAGGCTCCGTGATGCCTACGAGTTCTGCGGAATCCGTCCAGCCGACCCCACCAAACGGCACGTCCGAGAGCACTGCAGAACTAAAATTCCACAACCCAgcgagctgctggagagagtggagagagttctgcagcactttcacctgGCCACGGACCCTAACCATGTCCCACTCTTCAagccatccatgctgaagacgtggcgcgttcagagggttcacatcctccgtggttgcctcagtgacccagaactgtctgaggggataatgtacagggacggagggacccttcagctaaaccacgtagcgggcgaaggggccaaagtccccgtctggatccctgtccgtggtccatctcagcaggagggctaccatttccagcaggcccagtgggtcacgggtacgcaggtctcccctgaactgttccaggcccaggccatgaccggcgttgtgcggtggaactttcagcgaccggtagacatgaagaagcccggcgtcgtcctccctgctgtctttgaccctgcctcaatgtgggagttgaactctgcttccatggcagtgacgggacaagacaagtgccctgcgtttcgcctctctgacagagacactggagaaaggtttgggctggagtccagagaaccgggctgccgtccgctccctctggactgggacaaacacaaaatgcagaagagggatcggccttcggctcttgtgccccctcccgctccagacgatgctcctggggcaacaccttcctccagctgggcaacagcgactgctgtgccgtcgcttccccctgcgccacctgtcagcttccatctctctgctgctggacgtgtaaaggagattccagcagaggacgaccaggatcctgaaagatca acgtctctggagctttgcccctgccgctga
- the LOC130524733 gene encoding uncharacterized protein LOC130524733 isoform X1, whose protein sequence is MAQRYSDAGVEKAGYHWMDRDRCAPFKIPDCVPGEHLCWDAWKTTPSIVAGATSGALTNTCASRAHYNSSSVVKPDWFHCMRRFGRECTSEHHPLFSLFCQLLSAAFSVVDQEDLKRLRDAYEFCGIRPADPTKRHVREHCRTKIPQPSELLERVERVLQHFHLATDPNHVPLFKPSMLKTWRVQRVHILRGCLSDPELSEGIMYRDGGTLQLNHVAGEGAKVPVWIPVRGPSQQEGYHFQQAQWVTGTQVSPELFQAQAMTGVVRWNFQRPVDMKKPGVVLPAVFDPASMWELNSASMAVTGQDKCPAFRLSDRDTGERFGLESREPGCRPLPLDWDKHKMQKRDRPSALVPPPAPDDAPGATPSSSWATATAVPSLPPAPPVSFHLSAAGRVKEIPAEDDQDPERSVGGSTIIGFFRAPCWN, encoded by the exons atggcccagaggtacagcgacgctggggtggaaaaggccggctaccactggatggacag GGATCGCTGCGCTCCATTTAAGATCCCGGACTGCGTCCCTGGTGAACATCTGTGCTGGGATGCCTGGAAGACCACCCCTTCCATTGTTGCAGGAGCCACCTCTGGAGCGCTGACCAACACCTGCGCCTCACGGGCacattacaacagcagcagcgttgtGAAGCCAGACTGGTTTCACTGTATGAGGCGCTTTGGACGAGAGTGCACCTCTGAGCACCATCCTCTGTTCAGCCTTTTCTGCCAGCTCCTTTCTGCCGCCTTCTCTGTGGTGGATCAGGAAGACCTGAAGAGGCTCCGTGATGCCTACGAGTTCTGCGGAATCCGTCCAGCCGACCCCACCAAACGGCACGTCCGAGAGCACTGCAGAACTAAAATTCCACAACCCAgcgagctgctggagagagtggagagagttctgcagcactttcacctgGCCACGGACCCTAACCATGTCCCACTCTTCAagccatccatgctgaagacgtggcgcgttcagagggttcacatcctccgtggttgcctcagtgacccagaactgtctgaggggataatgtacagggacggagggacccttcagctaaaccacgtagcgggcgaaggggccaaagtccccgtctggatccctgtccgtggtccatctcagcaggagggctaccatttccagcaggcccagtgggtcacgggtacgcaggtctcccctgaactgttccaggcccaggccatgaccggcgttgtgcggtggaactttcagcgaccggtagacatgaagaagcccggcgtcgtcctccctgctgtctttgaccctgcctcaatgtgggagttgaactctgcttccatggcagtgacgggacaagacaagtgccctgcgtttcgcctctctgacagagacactggagaaaggtttgggctggagtccagagaaccgggctgccgtccgctccctctggactgggacaaacacaaaatgcagaagagggatcggccttcggctcttgtgccccctcccgctccagacgatgctcctggggcaacaccttcctccagctgggcaacagcgactgctgtgccgtcgcttccccctgcgccacctgtcagcttccatctctctgctgctggacgtgtaaaggagattccagcagaggacgaccaggatcctgaaagatcagtgggcgggtcaacgataatcgggtttttcagagcgccatgttggaattaa